One window of the Ammospiza nelsoni isolate bAmmNel1 chromosome 2, bAmmNel1.pri, whole genome shotgun sequence genome contains the following:
- the LIPT2 gene encoding putative lipoyltransferase 2, mitochondrial: protein MCPRALSVRVLRLGAVPYAEALRVQERCVAALRAARRGPGQPVPVPVAAESVVLSEPLQPVYTWGLRGAPGAAAAAALRARGAALVAARRGGHITFHGPGQLLAFPVLDLRRRRLPLRAYVAGLEALVLRLCRRLGLGAARALPPPYTGVWMGDSKLCAIGVHCGNHITSHGLALNCCTDLSWFEHIVPCGLEGKGVTSLSRELGQHVAVSQVLQPFLDSFQEVFECTLVSSEDPGD, encoded by the exons ATGTGCCCCCGGGCCCTGTCGGTGCGTGTGCTGCGGCTGGGCGCGGTGCCGTACGCGGAGGCGCTGCGGGTGCAGGAGCGCTGCGTGGCGGCGctgcgggcggcgcggcggggcccggggcagccggtgccggtgccggtggcGGCGGAGAGCGTGGTGCTGAGCGAGCCGCTGCAGCCCGTGTACACCTGGGGGCTGCGGGGCGCgccgggcgcggcggcggcggcggcgctgcgggcGCGGGGCGCGGCGCTGGtggcggcgcggcgcggcgggcACATCACCTTCCACGGGCCCGGGCAGCTGCTCGCCTTCCCCGTGCTCGACctgcgccgccgccgcctgccCCTGCGCGCCTACGTGGCCGGGCTGGAGGCGCTGGTGCTGCGGCTGTGCCGCCGCCTCGGGCTGGGCGCGGcccgggcgctgccgccgccctaCACCGGGGTCTGGATGGGCGACAGCAAACTCTGCGCCATCG GTGTGCACTGCGGGAACCACATCACCTCGCACGGGCTGGCGCTCAACTGCTGCACCGACCTCTCGTGGTTCGAGCACATCGTGCCCTGCGGGCTGGAGGGCAAGGGCGTCACCTCGCTCAGCCGCGAGCTGGGGCAGCACGTCGCCGTCAGCCAGGTCCTCCAGCCCTTCCTCGACTCCTTCCAGGAGGTGTTCGAGTGCACTTTGGTCTCCTCAGAGGACCCCGGGGACTAG
- the KCNE3 gene encoding potassium voltage-gated channel subfamily E member 3 has translation MERTNGTEPWQRSLQAVLSALNRSLHGAGPCPGQPPAAPVPRDPRRDANAYMYILFVMTLFAATVGSLILGYTRSRRVDKRSDPYHVYIKNRVSMI, from the coding sequence ATGGAGCGCACGAACGGCACGGAGCCGTGGCAGCGCAGCCTGCAGGCCGTGCTGAGCGCCCTGAACCGGAGCCTGCAcggggccgggccgtgcccggggcagcccccgGCCGCGCCGGTGCCCCGGGACCCGCGGCGCGACGCCAACGCCTACATGTACATCCTGTTCGTCATGACGCTCTTCGCCGCCACCGTGGGCAGCCTCATCCTGGGCTACACCCGCTCCCGCCGCGTGGACAAGCGCAGCGACCCCTACCACGTCTACATCAAGAACAGGGTCTCCATGATCTGA
- the POLD3 gene encoding DNA polymerase delta subunit 3 isoform X1 — MAADELYLENIDEFVTDHNRVVTYKWLSYTLGVHVNQAKQMLYDYVERKRGESSGAQLHVTYLVAGNLLQNGHVCHKVAVVREDELEAMKSRLSTIASVHVYSIQKALLKDSSPLYNTDYDIVKANLQHCSKFSAIQCAAAVPRTPPEAPRAPAPAQSPPRHRDPEGTSTLNGHGPRAARPPPQQQKGIMGMFAAKAAAKAQDTAREAPGVSAASSKPLTKNSIMNNFFGKAAMNKLKANSVPEQPKEEKEAVKPSVAVAEPESSSNTVAEKPGKKTESARIQQKDKKSKMKRADRSDDEEERDPENVKKKRKRIKQLVSDSSDEEDVPPSPTPEEERAPSPPPEAVLKMELEPASTEVSAGGRKRKRRRVLKSKMFIDEEEGCMGFHSPLGNPDSWFHSSHPLCERGMQGPAVPLGGRSCGMELDTEDLAGEEMLLSPLQILQPVVQNVLSGYCPVSLLPSIPHLFRAQA; from the exons ATGGCGGCGGACGAGCTGTACCTGGAGAACATCGACGAGTTCGTCACCGACCACAACCGCGTC gtgACCTACAAATGGCTGAGCTACACGCTGGGTGTCCACGTGAACCAGGCCAAACA GATGCTCTACGATTACGTGGAGAGGAAGCGCGGGGAGAGCTCGGGGGCTCAGCTGCACGTCACCTACCTGGTGGCAGGGAACCTCCTCCAGAATGGACACGTT TGCCACAAGGTCGCAGTAGTGAGGGAGGATGAACTGGAAG cAATGAAGTCCAGGCTGTCCACAATTGCCAGTGTGCACGTGTACAGCATCCAGAAGGCCCTGCTCAAGGACAGCTCCCCGCTCTACAACACCGACTACGACATCGTCAAAGCaaacctgcagcactgcagcaa GTTCAGTGCCATCCAGTGCGCGGCCGCCGTGCCCAGGACGCCGCCCGAGGCCCCGCGAGCGCCGGCGCCCGCGCAGAGCCCCCCGAGGCACAGGGACCCCGAAGGCACCAGCACCCTCAATGGCCACGGGCCCCGGGCTGCCAggccccctccccagcagcagaagggCATCATGGGCATGTTTGCAGCCAAAGCAGCGGCCAAGGcccaggacacagccagggaggCCCCAGGT GTGTCTGCAGCAAGCAGCAAGCCACTAACCAAGAACAGCATCATGAATAACTTCTTTGGAAAAGCTGCTATGA ATAAACTCAAAGCCAACTCTGTGCCTGAGCAGccaaaggaggagaaagaagcCGTGAAGCCTTCAGTTGCTGTAGCAGAACCAGAGTCATCTTCTAATACTGTAGCAGAGAAACCTGGGAAGAAAACAGAGTCTGCTAGAATTCAGCAAAAGGACAAGAAAAG TAAAATGAAGAGAGCAGATAGGTCGGATGATGAGGAGGAAAGGGATCCTGAAAATGTCAAGAAAAAGAGGAAGCGAATCAAACAACTTGTATCTGACAGCAGTGATGAGGAAG ATGTCCCACCCTCTCCCACACCCGAGGAAGAGAGAGCTCCATCTCCACCCCCTGAAGCTGTTCTGAAAATGGAGCTGGAGCCTGCATCCACAGAG GTGTCAgctggagggaggaagaggaagaggaggcgCGTGCTGAAATCCAAGATGTTTATAGATGAAGAGGAAGGCTGCATGG GGTTTCATAGTCCCTTGGGTAATCCAGACTCCTGGTTTCACAGTTCACATCCCCTTTGCGAAAGGGGAATGCaaggccctgctgtgcccttggGAGGCAGATcctgtgggatggagctggataCTGAGGATCTGGCTGGGGAGGAGATGCTGCTTTCTCCACTACAAATCCTCCAGCCTGTTGTGCAGAACGTGCTGTCTGGCTATTGTCCAgtttctcttctcccttccaTTCCACACCTTTTCCGTGCACAGGCCTAA
- the POLD3 gene encoding DNA polymerase delta subunit 3 isoform X3 — translation MAADELYLENIDEFVTDHNRVVTYKWLSYTLGVHVNQAKQMLYDYVERKRGESSGAQLHVTYLVAGNLLQNGHVCHKVAVVREDELEAMKSRLSTIASVHVYSIQKALLKDSSPLYNTDYDIVKANLQHCSKFSAIQCAAAVPRTPPEAPRAPAPAQSPPRHRDPEGTSTLNGHGPRAARPPPQQQKGIMGMFAAKAAAKAQDTAREAPGVSAASSKPLTKNSIMNNFFGKAAMNKLKANSVPEQPKEEKEAVKPSVAVAEPESSSNTVAEKPGKKTESARIQQKDKKSKMKRADRSDDEEERDPENVKKKRKRIKQLVSDSSDEEDVPPSPTPEEERAPSPPPEAVLKMELEPASTEVSAGGRKRKRRRVLKSKMFIDEEEGCMVTEKVYESESCTDSEDEFPKPKAPAPQKQPMLPTKREPKEERKNPKKGAAPASRANKQVSITGFFQKK, via the exons ATGGCGGCGGACGAGCTGTACCTGGAGAACATCGACGAGTTCGTCACCGACCACAACCGCGTC gtgACCTACAAATGGCTGAGCTACACGCTGGGTGTCCACGTGAACCAGGCCAAACA GATGCTCTACGATTACGTGGAGAGGAAGCGCGGGGAGAGCTCGGGGGCTCAGCTGCACGTCACCTACCTGGTGGCAGGGAACCTCCTCCAGAATGGACACGTT TGCCACAAGGTCGCAGTAGTGAGGGAGGATGAACTGGAAG cAATGAAGTCCAGGCTGTCCACAATTGCCAGTGTGCACGTGTACAGCATCCAGAAGGCCCTGCTCAAGGACAGCTCCCCGCTCTACAACACCGACTACGACATCGTCAAAGCaaacctgcagcactgcagcaa GTTCAGTGCCATCCAGTGCGCGGCCGCCGTGCCCAGGACGCCGCCCGAGGCCCCGCGAGCGCCGGCGCCCGCGCAGAGCCCCCCGAGGCACAGGGACCCCGAAGGCACCAGCACCCTCAATGGCCACGGGCCCCGGGCTGCCAggccccctccccagcagcagaagggCATCATGGGCATGTTTGCAGCCAAAGCAGCGGCCAAGGcccaggacacagccagggaggCCCCAGGT GTGTCTGCAGCAAGCAGCAAGCCACTAACCAAGAACAGCATCATGAATAACTTCTTTGGAAAAGCTGCTATGA ATAAACTCAAAGCCAACTCTGTGCCTGAGCAGccaaaggaggagaaagaagcCGTGAAGCCTTCAGTTGCTGTAGCAGAACCAGAGTCATCTTCTAATACTGTAGCAGAGAAACCTGGGAAGAAAACAGAGTCTGCTAGAATTCAGCAAAAGGACAAGAAAAG TAAAATGAAGAGAGCAGATAGGTCGGATGATGAGGAGGAAAGGGATCCTGAAAATGTCAAGAAAAAGAGGAAGCGAATCAAACAACTTGTATCTGACAGCAGTGATGAGGAAG ATGTCCCACCCTCTCCCACACCCGAGGAAGAGAGAGCTCCATCTCCACCCCCTGAAGCTGTTCTGAAAATGGAGCTGGAGCCTGCATCCACAGAG GTGTCAgctggagggaggaagaggaagaggaggcgCGTGCTGAAATCCAAGATGTTTATAGATGAAGAGGAAGGCTGCATGG TGACTGAGAAGGTTTACGAGAGCGAGTCCTGCACGGACAGCGAGGATGAATTCCCCAAGCCCAAGGCACCGGCTCCACAAAAACAGCCCATGCTGCCCACCAAGAGGGAGccaaaggaggaaaggaagaaccCAAAGaaaggggcagctcctgccagcagagccaacAAGCAGGTCTCCATCACGGGctttttccagaagaaatga
- the POLD3 gene encoding DNA polymerase delta subunit 3 isoform X2 has product MLLSGVACERSTQKVTYKWLSYTLGVHVNQAKQMLYDYVERKRGESSGAQLHVTYLVAGNLLQNGHVCHKVAVVREDELEAMKSRLSTIASVHVYSIQKALLKDSSPLYNTDYDIVKANLQHCSKFSAIQCAAAVPRTPPEAPRAPAPAQSPPRHRDPEGTSTLNGHGPRAARPPPQQQKGIMGMFAAKAAAKAQDTAREAPGVSAASSKPLTKNSIMNNFFGKAAMNKLKANSVPEQPKEEKEAVKPSVAVAEPESSSNTVAEKPGKKTESARIQQKDKKSKMKRADRSDDEEERDPENVKKKRKRIKQLVSDSSDEEDVPPSPTPEEERAPSPPPEAVLKMELEPASTEVSAGGRKRKRRRVLKSKMFIDEEEGCMGFHSPLGNPDSWFHSSHPLCERGMQGPAVPLGGRSCGMELDTEDLAGEEMLLSPLQILQPVVQNVLSGYCPVSLLPSIPHLFRAQA; this is encoded by the exons ATGCTGCTGTCGGGAGTTGCTTGTGAGAGATccacccagaag gtgACCTACAAATGGCTGAGCTACACGCTGGGTGTCCACGTGAACCAGGCCAAACA GATGCTCTACGATTACGTGGAGAGGAAGCGCGGGGAGAGCTCGGGGGCTCAGCTGCACGTCACCTACCTGGTGGCAGGGAACCTCCTCCAGAATGGACACGTT TGCCACAAGGTCGCAGTAGTGAGGGAGGATGAACTGGAAG cAATGAAGTCCAGGCTGTCCACAATTGCCAGTGTGCACGTGTACAGCATCCAGAAGGCCCTGCTCAAGGACAGCTCCCCGCTCTACAACACCGACTACGACATCGTCAAAGCaaacctgcagcactgcagcaa GTTCAGTGCCATCCAGTGCGCGGCCGCCGTGCCCAGGACGCCGCCCGAGGCCCCGCGAGCGCCGGCGCCCGCGCAGAGCCCCCCGAGGCACAGGGACCCCGAAGGCACCAGCACCCTCAATGGCCACGGGCCCCGGGCTGCCAggccccctccccagcagcagaagggCATCATGGGCATGTTTGCAGCCAAAGCAGCGGCCAAGGcccaggacacagccagggaggCCCCAGGT GTGTCTGCAGCAAGCAGCAAGCCACTAACCAAGAACAGCATCATGAATAACTTCTTTGGAAAAGCTGCTATGA ATAAACTCAAAGCCAACTCTGTGCCTGAGCAGccaaaggaggagaaagaagcCGTGAAGCCTTCAGTTGCTGTAGCAGAACCAGAGTCATCTTCTAATACTGTAGCAGAGAAACCTGGGAAGAAAACAGAGTCTGCTAGAATTCAGCAAAAGGACAAGAAAAG TAAAATGAAGAGAGCAGATAGGTCGGATGATGAGGAGGAAAGGGATCCTGAAAATGTCAAGAAAAAGAGGAAGCGAATCAAACAACTTGTATCTGACAGCAGTGATGAGGAAG ATGTCCCACCCTCTCCCACACCCGAGGAAGAGAGAGCTCCATCTCCACCCCCTGAAGCTGTTCTGAAAATGGAGCTGGAGCCTGCATCCACAGAG GTGTCAgctggagggaggaagaggaagaggaggcgCGTGCTGAAATCCAAGATGTTTATAGATGAAGAGGAAGGCTGCATGG GGTTTCATAGTCCCTTGGGTAATCCAGACTCCTGGTTTCACAGTTCACATCCCCTTTGCGAAAGGGGAATGCaaggccctgctgtgcccttggGAGGCAGATcctgtgggatggagctggataCTGAGGATCTGGCTGGGGAGGAGATGCTGCTTTCTCCACTACAAATCCTCCAGCCTGTTGTGCAGAACGTGCTGTCTGGCTATTGTCCAgtttctcttctcccttccaTTCCACACCTTTTCCGTGCACAGGCCTAA